The following proteins are encoded in a genomic region of Neospora caninum Liverpool complete genome, chromosome XI:
- a CDS encoding Protein-L-isoaspartate O-methyltransferase, related, which translates to MPFPSSFPAPRACAVAVTLALSSGVCPPRASVTRPTRRVFLAQLAISFLFPSLSFSGVRGELATSTSTACSVVTDAAGLPPSSRTHPPSLFPSAFERSEDLKLSLEAAALSQTERFASRASLSVSPFLRHLLLFRSLHLSFLSASPLLSPPSAPAALRRSVSSAEQTGSATTDGRVPRAGGRDLTWGSSASLPFQSPSVPDPSGAPLLYFATNERSPEASYREKEEKDEKIEEEREARREDEESEEEINFDTRSLEGEGGHDVTASAERQQRGTMAWRCSGSSNDELVDNLRASKIIRDKRVYDTMKSIDRGNFIDVCPYADMPQPLGVSSATISAPHMHASALEALKDHLVPGNRALDVGSGSGYLTACMARMVGVRGAGSSPYPDTPEGVAVGIEYLPDLVKYSINKVKAAYPDLLANPHFRLRVGDGWKGYPEDGPYDAIHVGAAASAIPKELLAQLAFGGKMVVPVETTADGRVLFEGVGENETDRQPRGRGWLSEPNQVFVEVTKDSEGNVRVKKLMGVMYVPLVKQSSTQGER; encoded by the exons ATGCCTTTTCCGTCCAGTTTCCCGGCTCCTCGCGCGTGTGCTGTGGCGGTGACGCTGGCACTCAGTTCCGGTGTATGTCCACCTCGCGCGAGTGTCACGCGCCCGACTAGACGTGTGTTTTTGGCGCAGCTCGCgatttcgtttcttttcccgtcgctttctttctcgggcGTTCGGGGCGAACTCGCCACCTCGACCTCTACTGCGTGTTCCGTCGTCACAGACGCCGCAGGGTTACCGCCATCTTCCCGCACACAcccgccgtctctgtttccttctgcgtTTGAGCGGAGCGAAGATCTGAAACTGTCTTTGGAAGCGGCAGCGCTTTCACAGACGGAACGTTTTGCCTCGCGGGCTTCATTatccgtctcgcctttcctccgacaccttcttctcttccgttcccttcatctctcgtttctctctgcctcgccgctgctgtcgcctccttcggctcctgccgctcttcgtcgctcaGTCAGTTCTGCAGAACAAACGGGCAGCGCCACAACAGACGGACGAGTTCCGAGAGCCGGGGGGCGAGATCTGACGTGGgggtcttctgcctctcttcctttccagtCTCCTTCCGTCCCCGACCCGTCAGGCGCGCCGCTGCTGTACTTTGCCACGAACGAACGGTCGCCAGAAGCCAGctacagagaaaaagaagagaaagacgaaaagatcgaagaagagagagaagctaggagagaagacgaagagagcgaggaagagataAACTTCGACACAAGGTCTTTGGAAGGAGAGGGTGGCCACGACGTAACTGCGagtgcagagaggcagcagagaggcacCATGGCTTGGCGCTGCTCAGGCTCAAGCAACGATGAGCTCGTCGACAATCTTCGAGCCTCGAAAATCATTCGAGACAAAAGGGTCTACGACACTATGAAAAGC ATAGATCGAGGGAACTTCATCGACGTGTGCCCCTACGCAGATATGCCTCAGCCCCTGGGAGTGTCGTCTGCGACGATTTCGGCTCCtcatatgcatgcatccgctCTCGAAGCTTTGAAAGATCATCTCGTTCCTGGGAATCGGGCTCTCGACGTCG GTTCCGGTTCAGGCTACCTGACTGCTTGCATGGCACGCATGGTTGGTGTGAGAGGCGCAGGAAGCTCGCCATATCCCGACACCCCCGAAGGCGTGGCCGTTGGAATCGAGTATCTTCCTGATCTGGTTAAGTATTCTATCAA CAAAGTGAAGGCGGCGTATCCCGACCTTCTCGCAAACCCGCATTTCCGGCTCCGTGTCGGAGACGGATGGAAAGGGTATCCCGAAGATGGTCCCTACGACGCGATTCACGTCGGCGCAGCTGCGTCGGCGATTCCAAAGGAACTGCTTGCTCAACTGGCGTTCGGCGGCAAAATGGTTGTGCCTGTGGAAACGACCGCTGACGGGCGTGTGCTTTTCGAGGGAGtaggggaaaacgaaaccgATAGACAGCCGAGGGGGAGAGGCTGGTTGTCGGAGCCCAACCAGGTGTTCGTGGAAGTGACCAAAGACAGCGAGGGGAACGTCCGTGTGAAGAAACTCATGGGTGTGATGTATGTCCCCCTAGTCAAGCAATCAAGCACGCAAGGAGAACGATAA